In Sulfitobacter sp. M39, the following proteins share a genomic window:
- a CDS encoding ThiF family adenylyltransferase yields MAGGNPMTRYARQTILPQVGPSGQEALAAARVVVVGAGGLAAPVLPLLAGAGVGHITLVDADDVALSNLHRQTLFTEADIGTPKVTAAARALTARNSACSVVAWPVILGPDTVAKLCHDATLVLDCADSFAASYVLSDHCLHAGLPLISASALGFGGYVGGFCGGAPSLRAVFPDLPDRAASCDTAGVMAPVVATIGAAQAQMALACILGLSPSPLGQLVSFDLASYRFGGFRFDTAPEPDHGFGFVAPSQIRASDWVVDLRGPDEAPTAATPTARRIILPDFLRNAPRPTHQPRAVIACRSGLRAWQAATHLASYWHGPITLLAMGEPSPLKGQTDETS; encoded by the coding sequence ATGGCTGGGGGCAACCCGATGACCCGCTATGCCCGCCAGACGATCCTGCCGCAGGTCGGCCCATCGGGCCAAGAGGCGCTGGCGGCGGCGCGTGTGGTGGTGGTCGGCGCGGGCGGGCTGGCGGCACCGGTGCTGCCCCTGCTGGCAGGGGCCGGTGTGGGTCATATCACGCTGGTGGATGCTGACGATGTGGCCCTGTCGAACCTGCACCGCCAGACCCTGTTTACCGAGGCCGATATCGGCACGCCCAAGGTCACCGCCGCCGCCCGCGCCCTGACCGCGCGCAACAGCGCGTGCTCCGTGGTGGCCTGGCCCGTGATCCTTGGACCGGATACCGTGGCAAAGCTGTGCCATGATGCGACGCTCGTGCTGGATTGCGCCGACAGCTTCGCGGCGAGCTATGTGCTGTCAGATCACTGCCTGCACGCGGGCCTGCCCTTGATCAGCGCCTCGGCTCTTGGGTTTGGCGGCTATGTTGGCGGATTCTGCGGCGGCGCGCCGTCGCTGCGGGCGGTCTTCCCCGATCTGCCGGACCGCGCGGCGAGCTGCGACACCGCGGGGGTCATGGCGCCGGTCGTCGCCACGATCGGTGCCGCACAGGCGCAGATGGCACTGGCCTGCATCCTCGGGCTGTCGCCGTCCCCTCTGGGGCAGTTGGTCAGCTTTGATCTTGCCTCCTATCGTTTTGGCGGCTTCCGTTTTGATACCGCGCCGGAGCCTGACCACGGTTTCGGATTTGTCGCGCCCTCGCAGATCCGCGCAAGCGATTGGGTCGTCGATCTGCGCGGCCCGGATGAGGCCCCCACAGCCGCGACACCCACAGCGCGGCGCATCATCCTGCCCGATTTCCTCCGCAACGCTCCCCGCCCGACACATCAGCCCCGCGCGGTGATCGCCTGCCGTTCGGGCCTGCGCGCGTGGCAGGCGGCGACCCATCTGGCCAGCTACTGGCACGGCCCCATTACCCTGCTCGCCATGGGCGAGCCTTCCCCGTTGAAAGGACAAACCGATGAAACTTCGTAA
- the tenA gene encoding thiaminase II: MTAPDYGRSFAIWRAAAAEDWQDYTHHAFVEGLRDGSLPHRCFVNYLIQDYVFLVHFSRAWSMAVVKSETMEEMKTCAATVDALVNHEMALHIRTCAAAGIDEAALFTATEAPANLAYTRYVLDAGMQGDFLDLMAALLPCVMGYGEIGQRLAQTRSADMPYAEWIETYADPAYQALCQTVGAMVDAAVARRIGDLETAPRRAALQNRFATATRLEVGFWQMGLDLP; encoded by the coding sequence ATGACCGCGCCGGACTATGGCCGCAGCTTCGCGATCTGGCGCGCTGCTGCGGCGGAGGATTGGCAAGACTACACCCACCATGCCTTTGTCGAAGGGCTGCGCGACGGCAGCCTGCCGCACCGATGCTTTGTAAACTACCTGATCCAAGACTATGTTTTCCTTGTGCATTTCTCTCGGGCTTGGTCGATGGCGGTGGTCAAATCGGAAACGATGGAAGAGATGAAGACCTGCGCTGCCACGGTGGATGCGCTGGTCAATCACGAGATGGCGCTGCATATCCGCACCTGTGCTGCGGCGGGTATCGACGAAGCGGCGCTTTTCACCGCAACGGAAGCCCCCGCCAACCTCGCCTATACCCGCTATGTGCTGGATGCCGGGATGCAGGGGGATTTCCTAGATCTGATGGCGGCGCTCTTGCCTTGCGTCATGGGCTATGGGGAGATCGGGCAGCGCTTGGCCCAGACCCGCAGCGCCGACATGCCCTATGCCGAGTGGATCGAGACCTACGCCGACCCCGCCTATCAGGCGCTGTGCCAGACGGTGGGCGCGATGGTCGACGCGGCGGTTGCGCGGCGGATCGGTGACCTTGAAACCGCCCCTCGCCGCGCGGCACTGCAAAACCGCTTTGCCACGGCCACACGGCTAGAGGTCGGCTTTTGGCAGATGGGGCTGGACCTGCCATGA
- a CDS encoding crotonase/enoyl-CoA hydratase family protein has protein sequence MAVQIDPTSYRNLDIKAHDDGVWVVTLNRPTKRNALDIDTIEELVTFFSAAPRAGVRAVVLAGAGDHFCAGLDLIEHHDEDRSPADFMHVCLRWHEAFNKMEYGGVPVIAALQGAVVGGGLELASSAHVRVMDQSAYFALPEGQRGLFTGGGATIRVTDLVGKARMIDMMLTGRVYQGQEAVDLGLAQYIVEGSSMDKAMELARKAAQNLPLSNFAICSAVSHMQNMSAMDAAYAEAVVAGVVNTQPDARARLAAFADKSGARVRRNAE, from the coding sequence ATGGCCGTTCAGATTGATCCGACCAGCTACCGTAACCTGGATATCAAGGCGCATGACGATGGTGTCTGGGTGGTGACCTTGAACCGTCCCACCAAACGGAATGCCCTGGACATCGACACGATTGAAGAGCTGGTCACCTTCTTCTCCGCCGCACCACGCGCTGGCGTGCGCGCGGTGGTACTGGCGGGCGCGGGGGATCATTTTTGCGCCGGGCTTGATCTGATCGAACACCATGACGAAGACCGCAGCCCCGCCGATTTCATGCACGTTTGTTTGCGCTGGCACGAGGCGTTCAACAAGATGGAATATGGCGGCGTGCCCGTGATTGCCGCATTGCAAGGGGCCGTTGTGGGCGGCGGGCTAGAGCTTGCAAGCTCTGCCCATGTGCGGGTGATGGACCAAAGCGCGTATTTCGCGCTTCCAGAAGGCCAGCGCGGGCTGTTCACCGGCGGGGGGGCCACGATCCGTGTGACCGATCTGGTCGGTAAGGCGCGGATGATCGACATGATGCTCACCGGGCGCGTCTATCAGGGGCAAGAGGCCGTAGATCTGGGCCTCGCGCAGTATATCGTCGAAGGGTCCAGCATGGACAAGGCGATGGAACTGGCGCGCAAGGCGGCGCAGAACCTGCCGTTGTCGAACTTTGCGATCTGTAGCGCGGTGAGCCATATGCAGAACATGTCGGCGATGGATGCCGCCTATGCCGAAGCTGTGGTTGCCGGTGTGGTCAATACGCAGCCTGACGCGCGCGCGCGCCTTGCGGCCTTTGCCGACAAAAGCGGCGCGCGGGTACGTCGGAACGCGGAATAA
- the tgt gene encoding tRNA guanosine(34) transglycosylase Tgt: MKKISFDLQARDGAARTGVISTPRGDIRTPAFMPVGTAATVKAMMPESVAATGADILLGNTYHLMLRPTAERIDRLGGLHKFMNWDKPILTDSGGFQVMSLSGLRKLTEKGVTFKSHVDGSKHELTPERSMEIQKLLGSDIVMCFDECPALPADRARIADSMRMSMRWAKRSREAFGDRPGHALFGIQQGGLERDFREESAKALIDVGFDGYAVGGLAVGEGQEAMFGCLDFATDMLPVDRPRYLMGVGKPDDIVGAVARGIDMMDCVLPSRSGRTGQVFTRHGVVNIKNARHADDPRPLDEACTCPACSNYSRAYLHHVFRSQEMISGMLLTWHNLHYFQEIMAGMRDAIAAGTFDAWQADFHSQRAQGDIDPL, from the coding sequence ATGAAAAAAATCTCGTTCGATCTTCAGGCCCGCGATGGTGCGGCGCGTACCGGTGTCATCTCTACCCCGCGGGGTGATATTCGCACGCCGGCCTTCATGCCTGTAGGCACTGCCGCCACGGTCAAGGCGATGATGCCCGAAAGCGTCGCCGCGACCGGTGCGGATATCCTGCTGGGCAATACCTATCACCTGATGCTGCGCCCCACTGCCGAACGGATCGACCGTTTGGGCGGGCTGCACAAGTTCATGAACTGGGACAAGCCGATCCTCACCGATTCCGGCGGGTTTCAAGTGATGAGCCTGTCGGGGCTGCGCAAGCTGACGGAAAAAGGCGTGACCTTCAAAAGCCATGTGGACGGGTCGAAACACGAACTGACCCCCGAACGGTCGATGGAGATTCAAAAGCTGCTCGGCTCCGATATCGTCATGTGCTTTGACGAATGTCCCGCGCTGCCTGCGGATCGCGCGCGTATCGCGGACTCGATGCGGATGTCGATGCGGTGGGCCAAGCGCAGCCGCGAGGCTTTTGGCGACCGTCCGGGCCATGCGCTCTTTGGTATCCAGCAGGGCGGGCTGGAACGTGACTTCCGCGAGGAAAGCGCCAAGGCGCTGATCGACGTGGGCTTTGACGGCTACGCTGTGGGCGGCCTTGCCGTGGGCGAGGGGCAAGAGGCGATGTTCGGCTGTCTCGACTTCGCCACCGATATGCTGCCCGTGGATCGGCCACGCTATCTGATGGGGGTGGGCAAGCCGGATGATATCGTCGGGGCCGTGGCCCGTGGGATCGATATGATGGACTGCGTATTGCCCTCACGCTCTGGCCGGACGGGGCAGGTGTTCACGCGTCACGGCGTTGTGAACATCAAGAACGCACGCCACGCCGATGACCCGCGTCCGCTGGACGAAGCCTGCACATGCCCTGCTTGCTCGAACTACAGCCGCGCCTATCTGCACCATGTGTTCCGTAGTCAGGAAATGATCTCGGGGATGCTGCTGACTTGGCATAACCTTCATTATTTCCAGGAAATCATGGCGGGTATGCGCGACGCGATTGCGGCGGGGACATTTGACGCCTGGCAGGCTGATTTTCATAGCCAGCGTGCCCAAGGCGACATCGACCCGCTTTAG
- a CDS encoding thiamine phosphate synthase, with the protein MTLDRFYPIFDSAAWLERLVPLGIKLVQLRIKDTPAPALRRDIRQAKTICAKHDCTLVINDHWRIALDEGCDFIHLGQEDLDSADLTAIRDAGVRLGISTHDKAELTRALDLRPDYIALGPIYPTILKQMKWHAQGLDRLRDWRERVGQTPLVAIGGMSVDRAAGAFDAGADCVAAVTDITLNPSPEDRITAWLGATR; encoded by the coding sequence ATGACCCTTGACCGTTTCTACCCGATCTTCGACAGCGCCGCCTGGCTGGAGCGGCTGGTGCCCCTTGGCATCAAACTGGTGCAACTGCGGATCAAGGACACGCCCGCCCCTGCCCTGCGGCGCGACATTCGGCAGGCCAAGACGATCTGCGCCAAGCACGACTGTACCCTCGTGATCAACGATCACTGGCGTATCGCGCTCGACGAAGGGTGTGATTTTATTCATCTGGGGCAAGAGGATCTGGACAGCGCCGACCTGACCGCCATCCGCGATGCGGGCGTACGTCTGGGCATCAGCACCCACGACAAGGCCGAACTGACCCGCGCCCTGGACCTGCGCCCCGATTATATCGCCCTCGGCCCGATCTACCCGACGATCCTGAAGCAAATGAAGTGGCACGCGCAGGGGTTGGACCGTCTGCGCGACTGGCGTGAACGGGTGGGGCAGACCCCGCTTGTGGCCATCGGCGGCATGTCGGTCGACCGTGCGGCGGGCGCCTTTGATGCCGGTGCCGATTGCGTCGCGGCGGTGACCGATATCACCCTGAACCCCTCGCCCGAGGATCGCATCACCGCATGGCTGGGGGCAACCCGATGA
- a CDS encoding ABC transporter permease: MRRYDIPLAILLGLGLWQAAVLLTDAPHYILPSPWRVAQAAYRARVTLTENAWVTTVEVLLGLLIGTALGAVTAIQLALSKTAERLLLPLLVFTQAVPVFALAPLLTLWFGYGMGSKIVMAVLIIYFPVTSAFHDGLTRVPDGYRDLAQSMGARPLRFMRYVQIPHALPSLATGLRLAAVYAPIGAVIGEWVGASKGLGYLMLLANGRAKIDLMFAALIMLACLTVLLHLSVGLLAQRLTRYAEGRSEMGVTRAKRT; the protein is encoded by the coding sequence ATGAGGCGATACGACATACCCCTTGCGATCCTACTGGGGCTCGGCCTTTGGCAGGCCGCGGTGCTGCTGACCGACGCCCCGCATTATATCCTGCCCTCCCCGTGGCGCGTGGCACAGGCGGCATATCGTGCCCGCGTGACGCTGACCGAGAACGCATGGGTTACCACCGTCGAGGTACTGCTGGGGCTGCTGATCGGCACCGCCTTGGGGGCTGTCACCGCGATCCAACTGGCGCTGTCGAAAACGGCAGAGCGTTTGCTGCTGCCGCTGCTGGTCTTTACCCAAGCCGTGCCGGTTTTCGCGCTGGCCCCGTTGCTGACGCTGTGGTTCGGCTATGGCATGGGGTCCAAGATCGTGATGGCGGTGTTGATCATCTATTTCCCAGTGACATCGGCCTTTCACGACGGGCTGACCCGCGTGCCGGATGGCTACCGTGATCTGGCGCAATCGATGGGGGCGCGGCCATTGCGGTTCATGCGCTACGTGCAAATCCCCCACGCGCTCCCAAGCCTTGCGACGGGTTTGCGGCTGGCGGCGGTCTATGCGCCGATCGGGGCGGTGATTGGCGAATGGGTCGGCGCGTCAAAGGGGCTGGGCTATCTGATGCTGCTGGCCAATGGCCGCGCCAAGATCGACCTGATGTTCGCCGCGTTGATCATGCTCGCCTGTTTGACAGTGCTGTTGCATCTATCTGTCGGGCTGCTGGCGCAGCGCCTGACGCGCTATGCCGAAGGGCGCAGCGAGATGGGGGTCACGCGCGCAAAACGCACGTGA
- a CDS encoding ABC transporter ATP-binding protein — MTPPPALRLTGQHRIDARPLFDVDMTLAAGAWTCLLGPSGVGKSTVLRLLLGLETGGAFDGTITASDGQPLAGRISYMAQSDLLLPWLTVIENIMIGDRLRGTTPDRDRASAMLARVGLQDHAHKKPAALSGGMRQRAALARTLLEDRAVVFLDEPFSALDAGTRAAMQELAAELLQGRTVLLVTHDPAEAARLAEHILILSATGVQSWPVPALPAPRPVTAPEVWTCQSALLSHLRGVPA, encoded by the coding sequence ATGACCCCGCCGCCCGCGCTGCGTCTGACGGGACAACACCGGATTGACGCGCGCCCCCTGTTTGACGTGGATATGACTCTGGCCGCGGGGGCGTGGACCTGCTTGCTCGGCCCGTCGGGGGTGGGCAAATCCACGGTGCTGCGCCTACTGCTGGGGCTTGAGACAGGCGGCGCGTTTGACGGCACGATCACCGCCTCTGACGGGCAACCGCTGGCGGGGCGGATCAGCTATATGGCGCAATCCGACCTGCTGTTACCGTGGCTTACGGTGATCGAAAACATCATGATCGGCGACCGGCTGCGCGGAACCACGCCTGACAGGGACCGTGCCTCCGCCATGCTTGCACGGGTCGGTCTGCAGGATCACGCCCATAAGAAACCCGCCGCCTTGTCGGGCGGGATGCGGCAGCGGGCAGCGCTGGCCCGGACATTGCTTGAGGATCGCGCGGTGGTCTTTCTGGACGAGCCATTCTCGGCGCTGGATGCGGGCACCCGTGCCGCGATGCAAGAGCTCGCGGCAGAGCTGTTGCAGGGGCGTACCGTGCTGCTGGTCACCCACGATCCGGCAGAGGCGGCGCGGCTGGCCGAGCACATCCTGATCCTCTCTGCCACGGGCGTGCAAAGCTGGCCCGTCCCCGCGCTTCCCGCGCCACGTCCCGTCACCGCGCCCGAGGTTTGGACGTGCCAAAGCGCGCTGTTGTCCCATCTTCGGGGGGTGCCTGCATGA
- the lon gene encoding endopeptidase La — protein sequence MLEPLNASYPVLPLRDIVVFPHMIVPLFVGRDKSVRALEEVMADDKQILLSSQIDPGVDDPDSDGIFNTGVLANVLQLLKLPDGTVKVLVEGQARVRITEYLENDSFFEASAEYLTEEPGDETTTQALLKSVAEEFERYSKVKKNVPEEALSAVTEASEPARLADLVAGHLGIEVEQKQDLLETLSVSERLEKVYGLMQGEMSVLQVEKKIKTRVKSQMEKTQREYYLNEQMKAIQNELGDGEDGKNEVAELEARIADTKLSKEAKEKVDAELKKLKNMSPMSAEATVVRNYLDWILSIPWGVKSRTKKDLGKAQQVLDDDHYGLEKVKERIVEYLAVQQRSSKLKGPIMCLVGPPGVGKTSLGKSVAKATGREFIRISLGGVRDESEIRGHRRTYIGSMPGKIIQALKKAKTTNPLILLDEIDKMGQDFRGDPASAMLEVLDPEQNGTFVDHYLEVEYDLSNVMFLTTSNSYNMPGPLLDRMEIIPLSGYTEDEKREIAKQHLVAKQVKNHGLKAKEFAIEDSALTSMIRYYTREAGVRNLEREIAKVARKSLTKIVKKEADEITVTGDNIEDFLGVKKHRYGLAELEDQIGVVTGLAYTSVGGELLQIEALRLPGKGRMKTTGKLGDVMKESIDAASSYVRSISPKIGVKPPKFDTLDIHVHVPDGATPKDGPSAGLAMVTSIVSVLTQIPVRRDIAMTGEVSLRGNAMPIGGLKEKLLAALRGGITTVLIPTENEKDLPDIPDNVKEGLTIIPVKHVSEVLKHALVREPEAIEWDQEAEDAAAAAALARRNAAGDSATAH from the coding sequence ATGTTAGAGCCTCTGAACGCGTCCTACCCGGTATTGCCTTTGCGCGATATTGTGGTGTTCCCCCACATGATTGTACCGCTTTTCGTGGGCCGCGATAAATCTGTTCGCGCCCTCGAAGAAGTCATGGCCGATGACAAGCAGATCCTGCTGTCGAGCCAGATTGACCCCGGCGTGGATGACCCCGATTCCGATGGTATTTTCAACACCGGCGTCCTGGCGAATGTCTTGCAACTGCTGAAGCTGCCCGACGGCACCGTAAAGGTTTTGGTCGAGGGGCAGGCGCGGGTGCGCATCACTGAATACCTTGAAAACGATAGTTTCTTTGAAGCCTCTGCCGAATATCTGACGGAAGAGCCCGGTGACGAGACCACCACTCAGGCGCTGCTGAAATCCGTCGCCGAAGAGTTTGAACGCTATTCCAAGGTCAAGAAGAACGTCCCCGAAGAAGCGCTGTCGGCGGTGACCGAAGCGTCCGAGCCTGCACGTCTGGCCGATCTGGTCGCGGGGCACCTTGGGATCGAGGTCGAGCAGAAACAAGACCTGCTTGAAACCCTGTCCGTCTCCGAGCGGCTCGAGAAAGTATACGGGCTGATGCAGGGCGAGATGTCCGTTCTGCAGGTCGAGAAAAAGATCAAGACCCGCGTCAAATCCCAGATGGAGAAGACGCAGCGCGAGTACTATTTGAACGAGCAGATGAAGGCCATTCAGAACGAGCTTGGCGATGGTGAGGACGGCAAGAATGAAGTCGCCGAACTGGAAGCCCGCATTGCGGACACCAAGCTGAGCAAAGAGGCCAAAGAAAAGGTCGACGCCGAGCTGAAGAAGCTCAAGAACATGTCGCCGATGTCTGCCGAAGCCACCGTTGTGCGCAACTACCTCGACTGGATCCTGTCGATCCCGTGGGGCGTGAAGTCGCGCACCAAGAAAGACCTTGGGAAAGCACAGCAGGTGCTGGACGATGACCACTATGGCCTTGAAAAGGTTAAAGAACGCATCGTCGAATATCTTGCCGTGCAGCAACGCTCCAGCAAGCTGAAAGGACCGATCATGTGCCTTGTCGGCCCTCCCGGTGTGGGTAAAACCTCGCTTGGGAAGTCTGTTGCCAAGGCGACGGGGCGCGAATTTATTCGCATCTCGCTGGGGGGCGTGCGTGACGAATCCGAGATCCGCGGTCACCGCCGGACCTACATCGGCTCCATGCCCGGCAAGATCATCCAGGCGCTGAAAAAGGCGAAAACCACGAACCCGCTTATCCTGCTCGACGAGATCGACAAGATGGGTCAGGATTTCCGTGGCGACCCCGCATCGGCCATGCTCGAGGTGCTTGATCCGGAACAGAACGGTACATTCGTCGACCACTACTTGGAAGTGGAATACGATCTGTCGAACGTCATGTTCCTGACCACGTCGAACAGCTACAACATGCCCGGGCCTTTGCTTGACCGGATGGAGATTATCCCCCTGTCGGGCTATACCGAGGATGAGAAGCGCGAGATCGCGAAACAGCACCTTGTGGCCAAGCAGGTCAAGAATCACGGTCTGAAGGCAAAGGAATTTGCCATTGAAGACAGTGCCTTGACCAGCATGATCCGCTACTACACCCGCGAGGCCGGCGTGCGGAATCTTGAGCGCGAGATCGCCAAGGTTGCGCGGAAATCGCTGACCAAGATCGTCAAGAAGGAAGCCGACGAGATCACCGTGACGGGCGACAACATCGAGGATTTCCTCGGCGTGAAAAAGCACCGCTACGGCTTGGCCGAGCTTGAGGATCAGATCGGTGTCGTGACCGGATTGGCCTATACCTCGGTTGGGGGCGAATTGTTGCAGATCGAAGCCCTGCGCCTGCCGGGTAAAGGTCGGATGAAAACCACCGGCAAGCTCGGGGATGTGATGAAGGAATCCATCGACGCGGCAAGCAGCTATGTGCGGTCGATCAGCCCCAAGATCGGGGTGAAGCCGCCCAAGTTCGACACGCTGGATATTCACGTCCACGTGCCCGATGGTGCGACGCCGAAAGATGGCCCCTCCGCCGGTCTGGCGATGGTGACATCGATCGTGTCGGTGCTGACCCAGATCCCCGTGCGCCGCGATATCGCGATGACGGGGGAGGTGTCCTTGCGCGGGAATGCGATGCCAATCGGCGGCTTGAAGGAAAAGCTGTTGGCAGCGCTGCGTGGTGGGATCACCACGGTTCTCATCCCGACCGAGAACGAAAAGGACCTGCCGGATATCCCGGATAACGTGAAAGAAGGGTTGACCATCATTCCCGTCAAACACGTGTCCGAGGTGCTGAAACATGCGCTTGTCCGCGAGCCCGAAGCGATCGAATGGGATCAGGAGGCAGAAGATGCCGCCGCAGCCGCCGCGCTGGCCCGTCGCAATGCTGCAGGCGATAGCGCTACGGCGCATTAA
- a CDS encoding ABC transporter substrate-binding protein translates to MKLRNILAALALTSGPALAQDEMVVLLDWFVNPDHGPIIVAQEKGYFAEQHLSVEVIAPADPSDPPKLVAADKADLAISYQPQLHLQIHEGLPLQRVGTLVATPLNCLLALTDGPIASPADLAGKKVGFSVGGVEEAVLGAILTHHGLSLDDVELVNVNWSLSPSLMSGQVDAVIGAFRNFELNQMDIEGVDGTCFYVEEEGLPPYDELIYVANRDTMDKDMIARFLAATEKATQYIVNHPEESWEVFAATSADLQDELNARAWKDTLPRFALRPTAMDAGRYATFETFLHDAGLIPDISPVSTIAIDVTDR, encoded by the coding sequence ATGAAACTTCGTAACATTCTGGCCGCGCTGGCGCTGACCTCTGGCCCGGCGCTGGCGCAGGACGAGATGGTCGTGCTGCTGGACTGGTTCGTGAACCCCGACCACGGGCCGATCATCGTGGCGCAGGAAAAAGGGTATTTCGCCGAACAGCACCTGAGCGTAGAGGTCATCGCCCCCGCCGATCCTTCTGACCCGCCGAAACTGGTCGCCGCAGACAAGGCGGATCTTGCGATCTCCTATCAGCCGCAGTTGCACCTGCAAATCCACGAAGGCCTGCCCCTGCAGAGGGTCGGCACGCTTGTGGCCACGCCGCTGAACTGCCTGCTGGCGCTGACCGATGGACCCATCGCCTCTCCTGCGGATTTGGCGGGCAAAAAGGTTGGGTTTTCTGTCGGCGGTGTCGAAGAGGCCGTGCTTGGCGCGATCCTGACCCATCACGGGCTGTCGCTGGATGATGTGGAGCTGGTAAACGTCAACTGGTCGCTGTCACCTTCGTTGATGTCCGGTCAGGTGGATGCGGTCATCGGGGCCTTCCGCAATTTCGAGCTGAACCAGATGGATATCGAAGGCGTCGATGGCACCTGTTTCTACGTCGAGGAAGAGGGCCTGCCACCGTATGACGAGCTGATCTACGTCGCCAACCGCGACACGATGGACAAGGACATGATCGCGCGGTTTCTGGCCGCGACCGAGAAAGCGACGCAGTATATCGTGAACCACCCCGAGGAAAGCTGGGAGGTTTTCGCCGCTACCTCTGCCGATCTGCAGGACGAGCTGAACGCCCGCGCGTGGAAAGACACGCTGCCCCGTTTCGCTCTGCGCCCCACGGCGATGGATGCCGGACGCTACGCCACATTCGAGACGTTCTTGCATGACGCGGGCCTGATCCCCGACATCTCGCCCGTGTCGACCATCGCCATTGACGTGACCGACCGATGA
- a CDS encoding HU family DNA-binding protein: protein MTTPKKTTTPKPAASDTAAEPAVVEAPRPVILGPVMRKKELIDTVVERSGVKKRDAKPVVDAMLAVLGEALSDSRELNLLPFGKLKVINEKELKNGKMIRVKVRQVTQGQGGGDTVDQPDD, encoded by the coding sequence ATGACCACGCCCAAGAAAACCACCACGCCTAAACCAGCCGCATCCGACACCGCCGCAGAGCCCGCCGTGGTCGAAGCACCGCGCCCTGTGATCCTTGGCCCTGTGATGCGCAAGAAAGAGCTGATCGACACAGTTGTCGAACGGTCGGGCGTGAAAAAGCGCGATGCGAAACCCGTCGTTGACGCCATGCTCGCCGTATTGGGCGAAGCACTGTCGGACAGTCGCGAGCTGAACTTGCTGCCATTCGGCAAGCTGAAAGTGATCAACGAGAAAGAGCTGAAAAACGGCAAGATGATCCGCGTCAAAGTCCGGCAGGTGACACAGGGGCAGGGCGGCGGCGATACCGTTGACCAACCCGACGACTGA
- a CDS encoding alkene reductase, translated as MTEALFTPLKVGGIEAANRIVMAPLTRSRADDDSGEVGDMHVEYYAQRAGAGIIITEASQISAEGKGYIKTPGIYTEGQVAAWKKVTDAVHAKGGKIVIQLWHVGRISHVDIQPDGQKPVAPSAIAAEVKTFTKDGMTPTSEPRALELDEMPRIVADYVHATKMARKAGFDGVEVHGANGYLLDQFLKTSSNKRDDAYGGSVENRARLLFEVLDGVVHAWDGDHVGLRLSPFSPANGIADDDPQETFNYVVDTLNKYNLAYLHMVEGSTGQSRDLDSDEDLGKLRSLFNGVYMANNLYDRDMAIDAVASGKADLVAFGRPYIANPDLAKRLELNAPLNEGDTKTFYAGGEAGYTDYPFLEEVAAE; from the coding sequence ATGACCGAGGCATTATTCACCCCCCTGAAGGTCGGTGGCATCGAGGCCGCGAACCGCATTGTGATGGCCCCGCTGACCCGCAGCCGCGCTGATGACGACAGTGGCGAAGTCGGCGACATGCACGTCGAATACTACGCGCAGCGCGCCGGTGCCGGGATCATCATCACCGAAGCGTCCCAGATCAGCGCCGAAGGCAAAGGCTACATTAAAACCCCCGGTATCTACACCGAAGGGCAGGTTGCTGCCTGGAAAAAGGTGACGGACGCGGTGCACGCCAAGGGCGGCAAGATCGTGATCCAGCTGTGGCACGTGGGCCGGATCAGCCATGTGGACATCCAGCCTGACGGACAAAAGCCCGTCGCCCCCTCGGCCATCGCGGCAGAGGTGAAGACCTTTACCAAAGACGGTATGACCCCGACATCTGAGCCGCGCGCTTTGGAGTTGGACGAGATGCCACGCATTGTCGCCGATTATGTCCACGCGACCAAAATGGCGCGCAAGGCGGGCTTTGACGGGGTCGAGGTCCACGGGGCGAACGGCTATCTGCTGGACCAATTCCTGAAAACCTCAAGCAACAAACGCGATGATGCCTATGGCGGGTCGGTCGAGAACCGCGCGCGGCTGCTGTTCGAAGTACTGGACGGTGTGGTCCACGCATGGGACGGCGATCACGTCGGCCTGCGCCTGTCGCCGTTCTCGCCTGCGAACGGCATCGCGGATGACGACCCGCAAGAGACGTTCAACTACGTCGTGGATACGTTGAACAAATACAATCTGGCCTATCTGCACATGGTCGAAGGCTCGACCGGCCAATCGCGCGATCTAGATAGTGACGAAGACCTTGGCAAGCTGCGGTCGCTGTTCAACGGCGTCTACATGGCAAATAACCTTTATGACCGCGACATGGCGATCGATGCCGTGGCCAGCGGCAAGGCTGATCTGGTGGCCTTTGGCCGGCCCTATATCGCCAACCCCGATCTGGCAAAGCGGCTGGAACTTAACGCACCGCTGAACGAGGGGGATACGAAAACCTTCTATGCCGGTGGCGAAGCGGGCTATACCGATTATCCCTTCCTCGAAGAGGTCGCGGCAGAGTAA